Proteins from a genomic interval of Nasonia vitripennis strain AsymCx chromosome 3, Nvit_psr_1.1, whole genome shotgun sequence:
- the LOC100123264 gene encoding uncharacterized protein LOC100123264, translating to MGRKYKPRSIPEQDRKLCGSICVCQFTIVISCVALVYLSVAIYMPSHRAFNAGIDPDPVMCQTVNATLVNQCTWASCGEWCLTKTTGFCPQIYSSVRRNGSDLVFENCTRIGSVACPMVNVAAVKRYNCNNGSECGMLTGVFECKLGHCSNLSEVMQCHDHPDGVVVDAEKDNMKLNGNFRCVNSRCTRIKHHFSCDRYCPKMSTTGANVFLMQGDNVLTAACSRALALNKANGNKPGERLSKPVEVWKKGDDAIIASCFAVNKVADRIRAEDCVNGTLLSASLIPQPYVNFTTFLGLYGVSLQRKVDPNDTYVPSQRSLTIYNNSRLYINLEGCVNTLRGECRDFLVSHGADGDNQTAQSRYPCFYNKNDSFFVVARFDLNKTRTDLLIAVIVPSCLFVVSLTTLVVITRSVQVGDDAKMRCRYCIDKQSNESEGEGLVENSAMSTTPPQARVLTADSEVRSMAL from the exons ATGGGTCGCAAGTACAAGCCACGCTCGATACCCGAACAGGATCGCAAGCTATGCGGCAGCATATGCGTCTGCCAGTTCACCATTGTGATCAGCTGTGTGGCCTTGGTGTATCTAAGCGTCGCCATCTACATGCCCTCCCACAG AGCCTTTAACGCGGGGATCGATCCAGACCCGGTGATGTGCCAAACGGTCAACGCGACCCTGGTGAACCAGTGCACCTGGGCAAGTTGCGGCGAATGGTGCCTGACCAAGACAACGGGCTTTTGTCCCCAAATATACTCGTCTGTCAGACGCAACGGCTCCGATCTCGTGTTCGAAAACTGCACAAGGATTGGCAGCGTCGCTTGTCCGATG GTAAACGTCGCGGCGGTGAAGCGCTACAACTGCAACAATGGCAGCGAGTGCGGAATGCTGACGGGGGTGTTCGAGTGCAAGCTCGGTCACTGCTCGAATCTGAGCGAGGTGATGCAGTGCCACGACCATCCGGACGGCGTAGTGGTCGACGCCGAGAAGGACAACATGAAGCTCAACGGCAACTTCCGCTGCGTCAACTCGCGCTGCACCAGGATCAAGCATCACTTCAGCTGCGACAGATACTGTCCGAAAATGAGCACCACCGGGGCCAATGTGTTCCTCATGCAGGGAGACAACGTCCTCACGGCTGCTTGCTCAAGGGCGCTGGCGCTCAATAAGGCCAACGGGAACAAACCTGGCGAGAGACTGAGTAAACCGGTCGAGGTGTGGAAGAAGGGAGACGACGCCATCATCGCCAGCTGCTTCGCGGTTAACAAGGTTGCGGATAGAataag AGCGGAGGACTGCGTTAACGGCACGCTGCTATCGGCGAGTCTTATCCCTCAGCCTTACGTCAACTTCACGACGTTCCTGGGCCTGTACGGCGTGAGTCTCCAGCGCAAGGTCGACCCGAACGATACATACGTGCCGTCCCAGCGCTCGCTCACCATCTACAACAACTCACGGCTCTACATCAACCTCGAGGGCTGCGTAAACACGCTGCGCGGCGAGTGCCGTGATTTTCTGGTTAGTCACGGAGCCGACGGCGATAATCAGACCGCGCAGAGTCGCTATCCTTGCTTTTACAACAAG AACGACTCGTTCTTCGTGGTGGCCCGGTTCGACCTGAACAAAACCCGCACAGACCTGCTGATCGCGGTGATCGTGCCGTCCTGCCTGTTCGTCGTAAGCCTGACGACGCTGGTGGTGATAACGCGCTCGGTGCAGGTGGGCGACGACGCGAAGATGCGCTGCCGCTACTGCATCGACAAGCAGTCGAACGAGAGCGAGGGTGAAGGTCTCGTGGAAAACTCGGCCATGTCGACGACGCCGCCGCAAGCGAGAGTCCTCACCGCCGACAGCGAAGTGCGCAGCATGGCGCTATAG
- the LOC100123250 gene encoding uncharacterized protein LOC100123250: MGKPVPVEDLVIPPQDGRICGTICICQMTAVLSSVALVYLTVAIYMPSTRAFQSGISEVPAMCTTIRAANADNCEWGSCGEWCLSKTSGPCVQIHVNLRRNGSSILLANCTNTTNKTCYGIDQENAKKSKCIADECRNLTGTFNCTMGVCINITDAFECMFHDTDTPLKCSGRRGKITCIDIDGLFNCNRGTCAKIRTPYNCDRRCVDIPTRNKNVILLSGDKVYLSSCESAIDMETEKEIWNENRGDVMMASCYGIYNTSLGVEAVDCINGSVLEKDMLTDLTNFTYLSYLNIFATKPLDETRKVTPPEMDLIIANESRLLINLEGCVNTLRDECKFFLMEYGKDGSDHNARARFPCYYAEGKTSIVVSRFDLQSTYKEFIVSLVLPSILFVVSCLTLILCQRTVVVGDDAKMRFKGTPGAALAVLALEKSASGNLADAGGGDNVMAL; the protein is encoded by the coding sequence ATGGGTAAGCCCGTGCCAGTGGAGGACCTGGTGATACCGCCGCAGGACGGCCGGATATGCGGCACCATCTGCATCTGCCAGATGACGGCGGTGCTGTCCTCGGTGGCGCTCGTCTACCTCACGGTCGCCATCTACATGCCCAGCACCAGGGCGTTCCAGTCGGGTATCAGCGAGGTACCGGCCATGTGCACCACCATCCGAGCCGCCAACGCCGACAACTGCGAGTGGGGCAGCTGCGGCGAGTGGTGCCTTTCCAAGACCTCCGGGCCCTGCGTGCAGATCCACGTGAACCTGCGCAGGAACGGCTCGTCCATTCTCCTGGCCAACTGCACCAACACGACCAACAAGACCTGCTACGGCATCGACCAGGAGAACGCCAAGAAGTCCAAGTGCATCGCCGACGAGTGCCGCAACCTCACGGGCACCTTCAACTGCACCATGGGCGTCTGCATCAACATCACCGACGCCTTCGAGTGCATGTTCCACGACACGGATACGCCCCTCAAGTGTTCGGGCAGGCGCGGCAAGATCACCTGCATCGACATAGACGGCTTGTTCAATTGTAATCGAGGGACTTGCGCGAAAATTCGAACGCCTTATAACTGTGACCGCAGGTGCGTCGACATTCCCACCCGCAACAAAAACGTCATCCTGCTGAGCGGCGACAAGGTGTACCTGAGCTCCTGCGAGAGCGCCATCGACATGGAGACCGAGAAGGAGATCTGGAACGAGAACCGGGGCGACGTCATGATGGCCTCCTGCTACGGCATCTACAACACCAGTCTGGGCGTCGAGGCCGTCGACTGCATCAACGGCTCGGTCCTCGAGAAGGACATGCTGACCGACCTGACGAACTTCACCTACCTCTCGTACCTCAACATCTTTGCTACTAAGCCGCTCGACGAGACGCGCAAGGTCACGCCGCCCGAGATGGACCTGATCATCGCGAACGAGAGCCGACTCCTGATCAACCTCGAGGGCTGCGTCAACACCCTGCGCGACGAATGCAAGTTCTTCCTCATGGAGTACGGGAAGGACGGCTCGGATCACAACGCCAGGGCGCGCTTTCCCTGCTACTACGCCGAGGGCAAGACCAGCATCGTCGTCTCGCGCTTCGATCTCCAGTCCACCTACAAGGAGTTCATCGTCTCGCTGGTCCTGCCCAGCATCCTCTTCGTCGTCAGCTGTCTGACCCTCATCCTCTGTCAGCGGACCGTCGTCGTGGGCGACGACGCCAAGATGAGGTTCAAGGGCACACCCGGGGCCGCACTCGCGGTCCTCGCCCTCGAGAAGAGCGCCTCCGGCAACCTGGCCGACGCCGGCGGAGGGGACAATGTTATGGCGCTCTGA
- the LOC100123256 gene encoding uncharacterized protein LOC100123256: protein MGGGDETDELETDVVSNGSRRKSKSSLAGSSVFGAGSEAGTTVAGGDEGPGGVLGGVLPEIEVASLMEKAKFYTSLCLGSTAILAVFAFLFAIPFIVEPAISTILADFSPRPVACISTSHVLAEGLKNCSWASCREGCTAAVTSCHQIRVNYTKLTFEEFSAKPLGSIPWDVVDTKFYVNAEGCGYPDTGVVCSEFAKKYGNLSNGKIFPCYYSRTYPETVVSKYSWDENLRNLILALTIPVLLFVLSLAVLCYWYCPPVSKSCGGPSRGGSLIDKYDSRKEDTQAEDDFDEYEEKY, encoded by the exons ATGGGCGGCGGCGACGAGACTGACGAGCTCGAGACGGACGTCGTTAGCAATGGCAGTCGGCGCAAGTCCAAGTCCAGCCTCGCCGGCAGCAGCGTCTTCGGGGCTGGCAGCGAAGCCGGGACCACCGTCGCGGGGGGCGACGAGGGTCCCGGAGGTGTGCTGGGCGGTGTGCTGCCCGAGATCGAGGTGGCGAGCCTCATGGAGAAGGCCAAGTTTTATACGTCGCTGTGTCTCGGATCGACTGCGATACTCGCCGTGTTTGCCTTTCTCTTCGCCATACCGTTCATCGTCGAGCCGGCCATCTCGACGATCCTCGCCGATTTCTCGCCGAGGCCTGTCGCCTGCATCTCCACCAGCCACGTGCTCGCCGAGGGACTGAAGAACTGCTCGTGGGCTAGCTGTAGAGAGG GCTGTACGGCAGCGGTGACGAGTTGCCATCAGATCCGGGTGAACTACACGAAACTGACGTTCGAGGAGTTCTCGGCCAAGCCACTGGGCAGCATACCCTGGGACGTGGTCGACACGAAGTTCTATGTGAACGCCGAGGGCTGCGGCTACCCCGACACTGGAGTCGTTTGCTCGGAATTCGCCAAGAAGTACGGCAACCTCAGCAACGGCAAGATCTTTCCCTGCTACTACAGCAGGACCTACCCGGAAACCGTCGTGTCCAA ATACTCGTGGGACGAAAATCTGCGCAACCTGATCCTGGCGCTGACGATACCAGTGCTGCTGTTCGTCCTATCGCTGGCCGTGCTGTGCTACTGGTACTGCCCACCGGTGAGCAAATCCTGCGGCGGCCCAAGCCGCGGCGGCAGCCTCATCGACAAGTACGACTCTAGGAAGGAAGA CACCCAGGCAGAGGACGACTTCGACGAGTACGAAGAGAAATACTGA